The nucleotide sequence ATTAAATATGCCAGAGAGATTTCAAACCACTTCAATGAATCCTCAAGCTTGTGTGTGGAGAACAACATGCAGATGGTTTATATCGCAACTGAAGATGGGCCAGGACAGATGTTGAGGAATCTCCAGAGAATAGGACATATAGCCCCAATGCATGCAACAGGGGTGGGCAAGGTTCATTTATTGAATTACTCAGAAACAAACCTAATGGAGTTGGTAGAGAAGCGAGGACTTGCAAAAATTACCAATAAGACTATAACCAATTTGGACGACTTAAAGGCTGAGATTGAGAAAATACGAAACCTAGGCTATGCATTCGATGATGAAGAGTGCGAACTTGGAGTTAGATGTATTGCAATCCCTGTCAAGGATTATACTGGTAAGGTTATCGCTGCCATCAGTCTTTCAACATCCAAGAATCGTCTTGAGAAAGAAAAAATTGATCAGGTAGCCAACTATCTACTGGATGTTTCTCTTAGAGCTTCGCAGGAGATGGGATGGGGACAACACTAATATTCATTACACTTTCTATATTGCTCAAACTGTTCAGCATTGTTGGTTTCTCC is from uncultured Sphaerochaeta sp. and encodes:
- a CDS encoding IclR family transcriptional regulator is translated as MQNEGIKKNQSLRKALEILEGMTRMDSPFRLQDLSTHLEMSPSTVSRFLNTFIDYGYVNRDPSTSFYYLTLKFAAIGERVRTKFPFQQTLIKYAREISNHFNESSSLCVENNMQMVYIATEDGPGQMLRNLQRIGHIAPMHATGVGKVHLLNYSETNLMELVEKRGLAKITNKTITNLDDLKAEIEKIRNLGYAFDDEECELGVRCIAIPVKDYTGKVIAAISLSTSKNRLEKEKIDQVANYLLDVSLRASQEMGWGQH